The following are from one region of the Carassius auratus strain Wakin chromosome 13, ASM336829v1, whole genome shotgun sequence genome:
- the LOC113113276 gene encoding probable G-protein coupled receptor 151 protein, with the protein MTENNKHQDSGEDTKIIVPAILSTISGLGIGGNVLVLVVLIYVFASQSASEAYVMLANLSATDLMILALCAPARAVTYYKGTWTLGLLACRTTEWIQHSCLAVKAFTLLATSQARHNFSSHPEEQSNFRQKNVVITLMIIWTVALVFPVPDIIFSRLKEEGNISLCVSELTSQSQDAVRVFSKMLPLGIYVLPIILSAVCHIRTIFLIKPSSREESSLARQYEHSLMYLSIITVNMLMMLPEWVSWVWIRHGSAESCKPSVGLLIFAQVCIYLSSTLFPAILLTMHVPLRESLSNLCSLLACRRDKHRLKLEGNGNEMHTVVMKVLDERGCVTITGRHSDASCQTLPDLEHFWSERRNTTVTEDSDPLPWERMNHSKVELLPLTSVIPVLESPV; encoded by the exons CATCAGGACTCGG GTGAAGATACTAAAATAATCGTTCCGGCTATTCTCAGTACAATCAGTGGGCTTGGGATCGGTGGGAATGTGCTGGTGCTTGTGGTACTAATCTACGTTTTCGCCAGCCAGAGCGCATCCGAGGCATACGTGATGCTCGCCAACTTGAGTGCAACGGACTTGATGATACTCGCTCTGTGCGCTCCCGCGCGCGCGGTCACATACTATAAGGGCACCTGGACACTCGGACTACTGGCTTGCAGAACTACAGAGTGGATTCAGCACAGCTGTCTGGCGGTAAAAGCATTTACACTGTTAGCCACGAGTCAAGCACGGCATAACTTTTCCAGTCATCCTGAGGAGCAGTCAAATTTCCGTCAAAAGAATGTTGTGATAACCTTAATGATCATATGGACGGTTGCGCTCGTGTTTCCGGTTCCTGATATCATTTTTTCCAGGTTAAAAGAAGAGggaaatatcagtctgtgtgtgtccGAGTTAACATCTCAATCCCAAGATGCAGTGCGAGTATTCAGTAAGATGCTACCATTGGGCATCTATGTTCTTCCCATCATCCTCTCTGCCGTGTGCCACATCAGGACCATCTTCCTAATCAAACCGAGTTCCCGCGAGGAGTCTTCTCTTGCACGTCAGTATGAGCATTCTTTGATGTACCTAAGCATCATCACCGTGAACATGCTGATGATGCTTCCCGAATGGGTCTCTTGGGTGTGGATACGCCATGGTTCAGCCGAAAGCTGCAAACCTTCAGTCGGTTTGCTGATCTTCGCTCAGGTGTGCATTTACTTGAGTAGCACGTTATTTCCCGCCATTCTCCTCACCATGCATGTACCCCTCAGAGAGAGTCTTAGCAATCTGTGTTCACTGCTGGCTTGTCGACGTGATAAACACAGACTAAAACTTGAGGGCAATGGAAATGAGATGCACACTGTGGTTATGAAGGTGTTGGATGAGCGAGGATGTGTGACCATAACAGGGAGGCATTCAGATGCATCCTGTCAAACTCTCCCAGATCTCGAACACTTTTGGAGCGAACGGCGAAACACTACAGTCACAGAAGATAGTGACCCGTTACCATGGGAGCGAATGAATCACAGCAAAGTTGAACTCTTACCTTTGACCTCTGTTATACCTGTGCTGGAAAGTCCAGTTTAA